A section of the Falco peregrinus isolate bFalPer1 chromosome 3, bFalPer1.pri, whole genome shotgun sequence genome encodes:
- the OC90 gene encoding otoconin-90 isoform X5, giving the protein MILFLLVSMSMVLHSGGQELEPPAFLPELLNAPERISNNATFFNGVFQNVGSVALFFDCLGSHFTWLQSIFTNFPALLNFVNKMKCVTGFCPRDFEDYGCSCRFEMEGLPVDEVDECCFQHRKCYEEAMEMECTWDPSKISTDAVSCSTENLTCESGDPCEQFLCNCDKDAIECFVNAHINSSLNGLDVSFCPSLVTETTSKRELTTLHMEEFLHHGTDETQAATASVEEVISFEPSEMVLGASKAREEDGFMEAVVPAEEITTSPASFSGDINSMQVKIVPTKNIPAGTSAGTKEKETSPAMAGQSTASSGIAPELVLSDRGPDEPAGKVCERLTFLQERGNGRVKRELPQLGEMLFCLTERCPEEFESYGCYCGQEGRGYPADALDSCCFSHHCCMEQIKKLGCHAESSSRSEVVCFDHKPKCIGWSMCEKLLCACAKTAAECMASAFFNESLKFPHRQECQEEKVLCHSDPYERPSTGTEIGTGISSSEESSEEEGPLWTVLRRAKRDTHGPIGNSRTTQHEGR; this is encoded by the exons atgattcTATTCCTGCTGGTGTCTATGTCGATGGTGTTACACAGTG GTGGGCAAGAATTGGAGCCACCAGCGTTCCTGCCAGAGCTTCTTAACGCACCTGAAAGAATTTCGA acaaTGCCACATTCTTCAATGGAGTCTTTCAAAATGTGGGAAGTGTTGCATTGTTTTTTG ACTGCCTGGGTTCTCACTTCACGTGGTTACAGTCCATCTTCACTAacttccctgccctgctcaaCTTTGTGAACAAAATGAAGTGTGTTACTGGCTTTTGTCCCAGGGATTTTGAAGACTATGGTTGCTCTTGCCGGTTTGAGATGGAAGGGCTCCCTGTGGATGAAGTTGACGA ATGCTGTTTCCAGCACCGCAAATGCTATGAGGAAGCAATGGAGATGGAGTGCACATGGGACCCATCAAAGATTTCTACAGATGCTGTCAGTTGCTCTACTGAAAACCTGACCTGTG agtcTGGGGATCCCTGTGAACAGTTTCTCTGCAACTGTGACAAAGATGCCATTGAATGCTTTGTGAATGCGCATATTAACTCTTCCTTGAATGGGCTGGACGTCTCTTTCTGTCCGTCTCTGGTTACAG aaacaaccAGCAAGAGAGAGCTGACGACACTTCATATGGAGG AGTTCCTTCATCATGGGACTGACGAAACACAAGCTGCAACTGCATCCGTGGAAGAAG TGATTTCTTTTGAGCCCAGTGAGATGGTCCTGGGGGCTTCCAAAGCCAGAG AAGAGGATGGATTTATGGAAGCTGTGGTCCCAGCGGAAGAGATAACCACCTCCCCAGCCTCATTCTCAGGAGATATTAACTCAATGCAAGTCAAAATTGTCCCCACCAAGAACATTCCTGCAGGCACGTCTGCagggacaaaagaaaaag AGACAAGCCCTGCCATGGCTGGCCAGAGCACAGCTTCTTCTGGAATAGCTCCAGAACTGGTACTGTCTGACAGGGGACCTGATGAACCTGCAGGAAAAG TATGTGAGCGATTAACCTTTCTGCAAGAGAGAGGAAATGGCAGAGTGAAGAGGGAGCTGCCCCAGCTAGGagaaatgctgttctgtttGACTGAGCGATGCCCAGAGGAATTTGAGTCTTATGGTTGCTACTGTGGCCAAGAAGGAAGAGGTTATCCTGCTGATGCACTGGACAG ctgctgcttctctcatcACTGTTGTATGGAACAAATTAAGAAGCTTGGATGTCATGCAGAAAGCAGTTCAAGATCTGAAGTTGTATGCTTTGATCATAAGCCAAAAT GTATTGGTTGGAGCATGTGTGAGAAACTACTATGTGCTTGCGCTAAGACAGCAGCTGAGTGCATGGCTTCTGCCTTCTTCAATGAAAGCCTTAAGTTTCCACACAGGCAAGAATGCCAAGAAGAGAAAGTCTTATGTCACAGTGACCCTTATGAAAGACCTTCAACAGGCACAGAAATAGGCACCGGGATTTCCAGCTCCGAGGAGAGCAGCGAGGAGGAAGGTCCACTGTGGACTGTATTAAGAAGAGCAAAGAGAGACACACACGGTCCCATTGGAAACTCCAGAACCACGCAGCATGAAGGCAGATAA
- the OC90 gene encoding otoconin-90 isoform X7, which yields MILFLLVSMSMVLHSGGQELEPPAFLPELLNAPERISNNATFFNGVFQNVGSVALFFDCLGSHFTWLQSIFTNFPALLNFVNKMKCVTGFCPRDFEDYGCSCRFEMEGLPVDEVDECCFQHRKCYEEAMEMECTWDPSKISTDAVSCSTENLTCESGDPCEQFLCNCDKDAIECFVNAHINSSLNGLDVSFCPSLVTETTSKRELTTLHMEVISFEPSEMVLGASKAREEDGFMEAVVPAEEITTSPASFSGDINSMQVKIVPTKNIPAGTSAGTKEKETSPAMAGQSTASSGIAPELVLSDRGPDEPAGKVCERLTFLQERGNGRVKRELPQLGEMLFCLTERCPEEFESYGCYCGQEGRGYPADALDSCCFSHHCCMEQIKKLGCHAESSSRSEVVCFDHKPKCIGWSMCEKLLCACAKTAAECMASAFFNESLKFPHRQECQEEKVLCHSDPYERPSTGTEIGTGISSSEESSEEEGPLWTVLRRAKRDTHGPIGNSRTTQHEGR from the exons atgattcTATTCCTGCTGGTGTCTATGTCGATGGTGTTACACAGTG GTGGGCAAGAATTGGAGCCACCAGCGTTCCTGCCAGAGCTTCTTAACGCACCTGAAAGAATTTCGA acaaTGCCACATTCTTCAATGGAGTCTTTCAAAATGTGGGAAGTGTTGCATTGTTTTTTG ACTGCCTGGGTTCTCACTTCACGTGGTTACAGTCCATCTTCACTAacttccctgccctgctcaaCTTTGTGAACAAAATGAAGTGTGTTACTGGCTTTTGTCCCAGGGATTTTGAAGACTATGGTTGCTCTTGCCGGTTTGAGATGGAAGGGCTCCCTGTGGATGAAGTTGACGA ATGCTGTTTCCAGCACCGCAAATGCTATGAGGAAGCAATGGAGATGGAGTGCACATGGGACCCATCAAAGATTTCTACAGATGCTGTCAGTTGCTCTACTGAAAACCTGACCTGTG agtcTGGGGATCCCTGTGAACAGTTTCTCTGCAACTGTGACAAAGATGCCATTGAATGCTTTGTGAATGCGCATATTAACTCTTCCTTGAATGGGCTGGACGTCTCTTTCTGTCCGTCTCTGGTTACAG aaacaaccAGCAAGAGAGAGCTGACGACACTTCATATGGAGG TGATTTCTTTTGAGCCCAGTGAGATGGTCCTGGGGGCTTCCAAAGCCAGAG AAGAGGATGGATTTATGGAAGCTGTGGTCCCAGCGGAAGAGATAACCACCTCCCCAGCCTCATTCTCAGGAGATATTAACTCAATGCAAGTCAAAATTGTCCCCACCAAGAACATTCCTGCAGGCACGTCTGCagggacaaaagaaaaag AGACAAGCCCTGCCATGGCTGGCCAGAGCACAGCTTCTTCTGGAATAGCTCCAGAACTGGTACTGTCTGACAGGGGACCTGATGAACCTGCAGGAAAAG TATGTGAGCGATTAACCTTTCTGCAAGAGAGAGGAAATGGCAGAGTGAAGAGGGAGCTGCCCCAGCTAGGagaaatgctgttctgtttGACTGAGCGATGCCCAGAGGAATTTGAGTCTTATGGTTGCTACTGTGGCCAAGAAGGAAGAGGTTATCCTGCTGATGCACTGGACAG ctgctgcttctctcatcACTGTTGTATGGAACAAATTAAGAAGCTTGGATGTCATGCAGAAAGCAGTTCAAGATCTGAAGTTGTATGCTTTGATCATAAGCCAAAAT GTATTGGTTGGAGCATGTGTGAGAAACTACTATGTGCTTGCGCTAAGACAGCAGCTGAGTGCATGGCTTCTGCCTTCTTCAATGAAAGCCTTAAGTTTCCACACAGGCAAGAATGCCAAGAAGAGAAAGTCTTATGTCACAGTGACCCTTATGAAAGACCTTCAACAGGCACAGAAATAGGCACCGGGATTTCCAGCTCCGAGGAGAGCAGCGAGGAGGAAGGTCCACTGTGGACTGTATTAAGAAGAGCAAAGAGAGACACACACGGTCCCATTGGAAACTCCAGAACCACGCAGCATGAAGGCAGATAA
- the OC90 gene encoding otoconin-90 isoform X1: MILFLLVSMSMVLHSGGQELEPPAFLPELLNAPERISNNATFFNGVFQNVGSVALFFDCLGSHFTWLQSIFTNFPALLNFVNKMKCVTGFCPRDFEDYGCSCRFEMEGLPVDEVDECCFQHRKCYEEAMEMECTWDPSKISTDAVSCSTENLTCESGDPCEQFLCNCDKDAIECFVNAHINSSLNGLDVSFCPSLVTETTSKRELTTLHMEEFLHHGTDETQAATASVEEVISFEPSEMVLGASKAREIQLVGHYHDASGFCTVTTRDRRGTAPAPSVLLIKEEDGFMEAVVPAEEITTSPASFSGDINSMQVKIVPTKNIPAGTSAGTKEKETSPAMAGQSTASSGIAPELVLSDRGPDEPAGKVCERLTFLQERGNGRVKRELPQLGEMLFCLTERCPEEFESYGCYCGQEGRGYPADALDSCCFSHHCCMEQIKKLGCHAESSSRSEVVCFDHKPKCIGWSMCEKLLCACAKTAAECMASAFFNESLKFPHRQECQEEKVLCHSDPYERPSTGTEIGTGISSSEESSEEEGPLWTVLRRAKRDTHGPIGNSRTTQHEGR; encoded by the exons atgattcTATTCCTGCTGGTGTCTATGTCGATGGTGTTACACAGTG GTGGGCAAGAATTGGAGCCACCAGCGTTCCTGCCAGAGCTTCTTAACGCACCTGAAAGAATTTCGA acaaTGCCACATTCTTCAATGGAGTCTTTCAAAATGTGGGAAGTGTTGCATTGTTTTTTG ACTGCCTGGGTTCTCACTTCACGTGGTTACAGTCCATCTTCACTAacttccctgccctgctcaaCTTTGTGAACAAAATGAAGTGTGTTACTGGCTTTTGTCCCAGGGATTTTGAAGACTATGGTTGCTCTTGCCGGTTTGAGATGGAAGGGCTCCCTGTGGATGAAGTTGACGA ATGCTGTTTCCAGCACCGCAAATGCTATGAGGAAGCAATGGAGATGGAGTGCACATGGGACCCATCAAAGATTTCTACAGATGCTGTCAGTTGCTCTACTGAAAACCTGACCTGTG agtcTGGGGATCCCTGTGAACAGTTTCTCTGCAACTGTGACAAAGATGCCATTGAATGCTTTGTGAATGCGCATATTAACTCTTCCTTGAATGGGCTGGACGTCTCTTTCTGTCCGTCTCTGGTTACAG aaacaaccAGCAAGAGAGAGCTGACGACACTTCATATGGAGG AGTTCCTTCATCATGGGACTGACGAAACACAAGCTGCAACTGCATCCGTGGAAGAAG TGATTTCTTTTGAGCCCAGTGAGATGGTCCTGGGGGCTTCCAAAGCCAGAG aaatacagctggTAGGTCACTACCATGATGCCTCTGGTTTTTGTACAGTTACCACAAGGGACCGCAGAGGTacagctcctgctccctccGTCCTCTTGATAAAAG AAGAGGATGGATTTATGGAAGCTGTGGTCCCAGCGGAAGAGATAACCACCTCCCCAGCCTCATTCTCAGGAGATATTAACTCAATGCAAGTCAAAATTGTCCCCACCAAGAACATTCCTGCAGGCACGTCTGCagggacaaaagaaaaag AGACAAGCCCTGCCATGGCTGGCCAGAGCACAGCTTCTTCTGGAATAGCTCCAGAACTGGTACTGTCTGACAGGGGACCTGATGAACCTGCAGGAAAAG TATGTGAGCGATTAACCTTTCTGCAAGAGAGAGGAAATGGCAGAGTGAAGAGGGAGCTGCCCCAGCTAGGagaaatgctgttctgtttGACTGAGCGATGCCCAGAGGAATTTGAGTCTTATGGTTGCTACTGTGGCCAAGAAGGAAGAGGTTATCCTGCTGATGCACTGGACAG ctgctgcttctctcatcACTGTTGTATGGAACAAATTAAGAAGCTTGGATGTCATGCAGAAAGCAGTTCAAGATCTGAAGTTGTATGCTTTGATCATAAGCCAAAAT GTATTGGTTGGAGCATGTGTGAGAAACTACTATGTGCTTGCGCTAAGACAGCAGCTGAGTGCATGGCTTCTGCCTTCTTCAATGAAAGCCTTAAGTTTCCACACAGGCAAGAATGCCAAGAAGAGAAAGTCTTATGTCACAGTGACCCTTATGAAAGACCTTCAACAGGCACAGAAATAGGCACCGGGATTTCCAGCTCCGAGGAGAGCAGCGAGGAGGAAGGTCCACTGTGGACTGTATTAAGAAGAGCAAAGAGAGACACACACGGTCCCATTGGAAACTCCAGAACCACGCAGCATGAAGGCAGATAA
- the OC90 gene encoding otoconin-90 isoform X6, with the protein MILFLLVSMSMVLHSGGQELEPPAFLPELLNAPERISNNATFFNGVFQNVGSVALFFDCLGSHFTWLQSIFTNFPALLNFVNKMKCVTGFCPRDFEDYGCSCRFEMEGLPVDEVDECCFQHRKCYEEAMEMECTWDPSKISTDAVSCSTENLTCESGDPCEQFLCNCDKDAIECFVNAHINSSLNGLDVSFCPSLVTETTSKRELTTLHMEVISFEPSEMVLGASKARVTTRDRRGTAPAPSVLLIKEEDGFMEAVVPAEEITTSPASFSGDINSMQVKIVPTKNIPAGTSAGTKEKETSPAMAGQSTASSGIAPELVLSDRGPDEPAGKVCERLTFLQERGNGRVKRELPQLGEMLFCLTERCPEEFESYGCYCGQEGRGYPADALDSCCFSHHCCMEQIKKLGCHAESSSRSEVVCFDHKPKCIGWSMCEKLLCACAKTAAECMASAFFNESLKFPHRQECQEEKVLCHSDPYERPSTGTEIGTGISSSEESSEEEGPLWTVLRRAKRDTHGPIGNSRTTQHEGR; encoded by the exons atgattcTATTCCTGCTGGTGTCTATGTCGATGGTGTTACACAGTG GTGGGCAAGAATTGGAGCCACCAGCGTTCCTGCCAGAGCTTCTTAACGCACCTGAAAGAATTTCGA acaaTGCCACATTCTTCAATGGAGTCTTTCAAAATGTGGGAAGTGTTGCATTGTTTTTTG ACTGCCTGGGTTCTCACTTCACGTGGTTACAGTCCATCTTCACTAacttccctgccctgctcaaCTTTGTGAACAAAATGAAGTGTGTTACTGGCTTTTGTCCCAGGGATTTTGAAGACTATGGTTGCTCTTGCCGGTTTGAGATGGAAGGGCTCCCTGTGGATGAAGTTGACGA ATGCTGTTTCCAGCACCGCAAATGCTATGAGGAAGCAATGGAGATGGAGTGCACATGGGACCCATCAAAGATTTCTACAGATGCTGTCAGTTGCTCTACTGAAAACCTGACCTGTG agtcTGGGGATCCCTGTGAACAGTTTCTCTGCAACTGTGACAAAGATGCCATTGAATGCTTTGTGAATGCGCATATTAACTCTTCCTTGAATGGGCTGGACGTCTCTTTCTGTCCGTCTCTGGTTACAG aaacaaccAGCAAGAGAGAGCTGACGACACTTCATATGGAGG TGATTTCTTTTGAGCCCAGTGAGATGGTCCTGGGGGCTTCCAAAGCCAGAG TTACCACAAGGGACCGCAGAGGTacagctcctgctccctccGTCCTCTTGATAAAAG AAGAGGATGGATTTATGGAAGCTGTGGTCCCAGCGGAAGAGATAACCACCTCCCCAGCCTCATTCTCAGGAGATATTAACTCAATGCAAGTCAAAATTGTCCCCACCAAGAACATTCCTGCAGGCACGTCTGCagggacaaaagaaaaag AGACAAGCCCTGCCATGGCTGGCCAGAGCACAGCTTCTTCTGGAATAGCTCCAGAACTGGTACTGTCTGACAGGGGACCTGATGAACCTGCAGGAAAAG TATGTGAGCGATTAACCTTTCTGCAAGAGAGAGGAAATGGCAGAGTGAAGAGGGAGCTGCCCCAGCTAGGagaaatgctgttctgtttGACTGAGCGATGCCCAGAGGAATTTGAGTCTTATGGTTGCTACTGTGGCCAAGAAGGAAGAGGTTATCCTGCTGATGCACTGGACAG ctgctgcttctctcatcACTGTTGTATGGAACAAATTAAGAAGCTTGGATGTCATGCAGAAAGCAGTTCAAGATCTGAAGTTGTATGCTTTGATCATAAGCCAAAAT GTATTGGTTGGAGCATGTGTGAGAAACTACTATGTGCTTGCGCTAAGACAGCAGCTGAGTGCATGGCTTCTGCCTTCTTCAATGAAAGCCTTAAGTTTCCACACAGGCAAGAATGCCAAGAAGAGAAAGTCTTATGTCACAGTGACCCTTATGAAAGACCTTCAACAGGCACAGAAATAGGCACCGGGATTTCCAGCTCCGAGGAGAGCAGCGAGGAGGAAGGTCCACTGTGGACTGTATTAAGAAGAGCAAAGAGAGACACACACGGTCCCATTGGAAACTCCAGAACCACGCAGCATGAAGGCAGATAA
- the OC90 gene encoding otoconin-90 isoform X2 has product MILFLLVSMSMVLHSGGQELEPPAFLPELLNAPERISNNATFFNGVFQNVGSVALFFDCLGSHFTWLQSIFTNFPALLNFVNKMKCVTGFCPRDFEDYGCSCRFEMEGLPVDEVDECCFQHRKCYEEAMEMECTWDPSKISTDAVSCSTENLTCESGDPCEQFLCNCDKDAIECFVNAHINSSLNGLDVSFCPSLVTETTSKRELTTLHMEEFLHHGTDETQAATASVEEVISFEPSEMVLGASKARVTTRDRRGTAPAPSVLLIKEEDGFMEAVVPAEEITTSPASFSGDINSMQVKIVPTKNIPAGTSAGTKEKETSPAMAGQSTASSGIAPELVLSDRGPDEPAGKVCERLTFLQERGNGRVKRELPQLGEMLFCLTERCPEEFESYGCYCGQEGRGYPADALDSCCFSHHCCMEQIKKLGCHAESSSRSEVVCFDHKPKCIGWSMCEKLLCACAKTAAECMASAFFNESLKFPHRQECQEEKVLCHSDPYERPSTGTEIGTGISSSEESSEEEGPLWTVLRRAKRDTHGPIGNSRTTQHEGR; this is encoded by the exons atgattcTATTCCTGCTGGTGTCTATGTCGATGGTGTTACACAGTG GTGGGCAAGAATTGGAGCCACCAGCGTTCCTGCCAGAGCTTCTTAACGCACCTGAAAGAATTTCGA acaaTGCCACATTCTTCAATGGAGTCTTTCAAAATGTGGGAAGTGTTGCATTGTTTTTTG ACTGCCTGGGTTCTCACTTCACGTGGTTACAGTCCATCTTCACTAacttccctgccctgctcaaCTTTGTGAACAAAATGAAGTGTGTTACTGGCTTTTGTCCCAGGGATTTTGAAGACTATGGTTGCTCTTGCCGGTTTGAGATGGAAGGGCTCCCTGTGGATGAAGTTGACGA ATGCTGTTTCCAGCACCGCAAATGCTATGAGGAAGCAATGGAGATGGAGTGCACATGGGACCCATCAAAGATTTCTACAGATGCTGTCAGTTGCTCTACTGAAAACCTGACCTGTG agtcTGGGGATCCCTGTGAACAGTTTCTCTGCAACTGTGACAAAGATGCCATTGAATGCTTTGTGAATGCGCATATTAACTCTTCCTTGAATGGGCTGGACGTCTCTTTCTGTCCGTCTCTGGTTACAG aaacaaccAGCAAGAGAGAGCTGACGACACTTCATATGGAGG AGTTCCTTCATCATGGGACTGACGAAACACAAGCTGCAACTGCATCCGTGGAAGAAG TGATTTCTTTTGAGCCCAGTGAGATGGTCCTGGGGGCTTCCAAAGCCAGAG TTACCACAAGGGACCGCAGAGGTacagctcctgctccctccGTCCTCTTGATAAAAG AAGAGGATGGATTTATGGAAGCTGTGGTCCCAGCGGAAGAGATAACCACCTCCCCAGCCTCATTCTCAGGAGATATTAACTCAATGCAAGTCAAAATTGTCCCCACCAAGAACATTCCTGCAGGCACGTCTGCagggacaaaagaaaaag AGACAAGCCCTGCCATGGCTGGCCAGAGCACAGCTTCTTCTGGAATAGCTCCAGAACTGGTACTGTCTGACAGGGGACCTGATGAACCTGCAGGAAAAG TATGTGAGCGATTAACCTTTCTGCAAGAGAGAGGAAATGGCAGAGTGAAGAGGGAGCTGCCCCAGCTAGGagaaatgctgttctgtttGACTGAGCGATGCCCAGAGGAATTTGAGTCTTATGGTTGCTACTGTGGCCAAGAAGGAAGAGGTTATCCTGCTGATGCACTGGACAG ctgctgcttctctcatcACTGTTGTATGGAACAAATTAAGAAGCTTGGATGTCATGCAGAAAGCAGTTCAAGATCTGAAGTTGTATGCTTTGATCATAAGCCAAAAT GTATTGGTTGGAGCATGTGTGAGAAACTACTATGTGCTTGCGCTAAGACAGCAGCTGAGTGCATGGCTTCTGCCTTCTTCAATGAAAGCCTTAAGTTTCCACACAGGCAAGAATGCCAAGAAGAGAAAGTCTTATGTCACAGTGACCCTTATGAAAGACCTTCAACAGGCACAGAAATAGGCACCGGGATTTCCAGCTCCGAGGAGAGCAGCGAGGAGGAAGGTCCACTGTGGACTGTATTAAGAAGAGCAAAGAGAGACACACACGGTCCCATTGGAAACTCCAGAACCACGCAGCATGAAGGCAGATAA
- the OC90 gene encoding otoconin-90 isoform X4, with translation MILFLLVSMSMVLHSDNATFFNGVFQNVGSVALFFDCLGSHFTWLQSIFTNFPALLNFVNKMKCVTGFCPRDFEDYGCSCRFEMEGLPVDEVDECCFQHRKCYEEAMEMECTWDPSKISTDAVSCSTENLTCESGDPCEQFLCNCDKDAIECFVNAHINSSLNGLDVSFCPSLVTETTSKRELTTLHMEEFLHHGTDETQAATASVEEVISFEPSEMVLGASKAREIQLVGHYHDASGFCTVTTRDRRGTAPAPSVLLIKEEDGFMEAVVPAEEITTSPASFSGDINSMQVKIVPTKNIPAGTSAGTKEKETSPAMAGQSTASSGIAPELVLSDRGPDEPAGKVCERLTFLQERGNGRVKRELPQLGEMLFCLTERCPEEFESYGCYCGQEGRGYPADALDSCCFSHHCCMEQIKKLGCHAESSSRSEVVCFDHKPKCIGWSMCEKLLCACAKTAAECMASAFFNESLKFPHRQECQEEKVLCHSDPYERPSTGTEIGTGISSSEESSEEEGPLWTVLRRAKRDTHGPIGNSRTTQHEGR, from the exons atgattcTATTCCTGCTGGTGTCTATGTCGATGGTGTTACACAGTG acaaTGCCACATTCTTCAATGGAGTCTTTCAAAATGTGGGAAGTGTTGCATTGTTTTTTG ACTGCCTGGGTTCTCACTTCACGTGGTTACAGTCCATCTTCACTAacttccctgccctgctcaaCTTTGTGAACAAAATGAAGTGTGTTACTGGCTTTTGTCCCAGGGATTTTGAAGACTATGGTTGCTCTTGCCGGTTTGAGATGGAAGGGCTCCCTGTGGATGAAGTTGACGA ATGCTGTTTCCAGCACCGCAAATGCTATGAGGAAGCAATGGAGATGGAGTGCACATGGGACCCATCAAAGATTTCTACAGATGCTGTCAGTTGCTCTACTGAAAACCTGACCTGTG agtcTGGGGATCCCTGTGAACAGTTTCTCTGCAACTGTGACAAAGATGCCATTGAATGCTTTGTGAATGCGCATATTAACTCTTCCTTGAATGGGCTGGACGTCTCTTTCTGTCCGTCTCTGGTTACAG aaacaaccAGCAAGAGAGAGCTGACGACACTTCATATGGAGG AGTTCCTTCATCATGGGACTGACGAAACACAAGCTGCAACTGCATCCGTGGAAGAAG TGATTTCTTTTGAGCCCAGTGAGATGGTCCTGGGGGCTTCCAAAGCCAGAG aaatacagctggTAGGTCACTACCATGATGCCTCTGGTTTTTGTACAGTTACCACAAGGGACCGCAGAGGTacagctcctgctccctccGTCCTCTTGATAAAAG AAGAGGATGGATTTATGGAAGCTGTGGTCCCAGCGGAAGAGATAACCACCTCCCCAGCCTCATTCTCAGGAGATATTAACTCAATGCAAGTCAAAATTGTCCCCACCAAGAACATTCCTGCAGGCACGTCTGCagggacaaaagaaaaag AGACAAGCCCTGCCATGGCTGGCCAGAGCACAGCTTCTTCTGGAATAGCTCCAGAACTGGTACTGTCTGACAGGGGACCTGATGAACCTGCAGGAAAAG TATGTGAGCGATTAACCTTTCTGCAAGAGAGAGGAAATGGCAGAGTGAAGAGGGAGCTGCCCCAGCTAGGagaaatgctgttctgtttGACTGAGCGATGCCCAGAGGAATTTGAGTCTTATGGTTGCTACTGTGGCCAAGAAGGAAGAGGTTATCCTGCTGATGCACTGGACAG ctgctgcttctctcatcACTGTTGTATGGAACAAATTAAGAAGCTTGGATGTCATGCAGAAAGCAGTTCAAGATCTGAAGTTGTATGCTTTGATCATAAGCCAAAAT GTATTGGTTGGAGCATGTGTGAGAAACTACTATGTGCTTGCGCTAAGACAGCAGCTGAGTGCATGGCTTCTGCCTTCTTCAATGAAAGCCTTAAGTTTCCACACAGGCAAGAATGCCAAGAAGAGAAAGTCTTATGTCACAGTGACCCTTATGAAAGACCTTCAACAGGCACAGAAATAGGCACCGGGATTTCCAGCTCCGAGGAGAGCAGCGAGGAGGAAGGTCCACTGTGGACTGTATTAAGAAGAGCAAAGAGAGACACACACGGTCCCATTGGAAACTCCAGAACCACGCAGCATGAAGGCAGATAA